In Dendropsophus ebraccatus isolate aDenEbr1 chromosome 14, aDenEbr1.pat, whole genome shotgun sequence, the following proteins share a genomic window:
- the OSBPL2 gene encoding oxysterol-binding protein-related protein 2 isoform X2, translating to MFSRNNFSVWSILKKCIGLELSKITMPIVFNEPLSFLQRITEYMEHTYLLNKACSYTDPLLRMQTVAAFAVSAVASQWERTGKPFNPLLGETYELTREDLGFQFVSEQVSHHPPVSAFHAEGLNKDFIFHGSIYPKLKFWGKSVEAEPRGTITLELLKHKDVYTWTNPTCCVHNVIIGKLWIEQYGTMEIINHSTGDKCVLNFKPCGLFGKELHRVEGHIQDKNKKKLCMIYGKWTECLWSVDPTTYETHKKSEKKGGEQKKFKNEDSVNPETDEADDMPEIQETVQVIPGSKLLWRINSRPPNSTQMYNFTNFAVALNELDKDLESTLAPTDCRLRPDIRYMENGDLDQASKEKERLEEKQRASRRERAKSGEEWRTRWFTQGTNPHNKTSDWLYTGGYFERNFTDCPDIY from the exons ATGTTCTCGAGAAACAATTTCAGCGTATGGAGCATATTGAAGAAGTGCATTGGACTG GAACTGTCGAAAATCACCATGCCTATCGTCTTCAATGAGCCCCTGAGCTTCCTGCAGAGAATCACTGAGTATATGGAGCACACCTACCTGCTGAACAAAGCCTGCTCCTACACTGATCCCCTGCTCAGGATGCAG ACGGTGGCCGCCTTTGCCGTCTCTGCTGTGGCGTCTCAGTGGGAGAGAACAGGGAAACCCTTCAACCCGCTCCTTGGAGAAACATATGAGTTAACAAG GGAAGACTTAGGGTTCCAGTTCGTCTCTGAACAAGTCAGCCATCACCCGCCTGTTAGTGCCTTTCATGCTGAGGGACTGAACAAAGACTTCATCTTCCATGGCTCCATCTACCCCAAGCTGAAGTTCTGGGGCAAGAGTGTAGAAGCCGAACCCCGAGGGACAATCACCTTAGAGTTACTCAA GCACAAAGACGTCTATACATGGACGAATCCTACCTGCTGTGTCCACAACGTCATCATTGGAAAACTGTGGATAGAGCAATATGGCACCATGGAGATCATAAACCACAG CACTGGTGATAAGTGTGTTCTAAACTTCAAGCCCTGTGGTCTGTTTGGAAAGGAACTGCACAGAGTAGAAGGTCATATCCAGGATAAGAA TAAGAAGAAGCTTTGTATGATCTATGGGAAATGGACGGAGTGTTTGTGGAGTGTAGACCCCACTACATATGAAACACATAAGAAGTCTGAGAAAAAGGGAGGTGAACAGAAGAAATTTAAG AACGAGGACTCTGTAAACCCTGAAACTGATGAAGCGGACGACATGCCTGAGATCCAGGAGACTGTGCAGGTTATTCCTGGCAGTAAACTACTTTGGAGGATCAACAGTCGACCCCCAAACTCTACTCAG ATGTACAACTTTACCAATTTTGCTGTGGCCCTCAATGAGTTAGACAAAGACTTGGAGTCTACATTGGCCCCCACTGACTGTCGTTTACGACCTGACATCAGGTATATGGAAAATGGAGATCTAG ATCAGGCCAGTAAAGAAAAGGAAAGATTAGAAGAGAAGCAGAGAGCGTCCCGGAGGGAGCGGGCAAAGAGCGGCGAGGAGTGGAGGACGAG GTGGTTTACACAGGGGACTAACCCGCACAACAAGACCTCTGACTGGCTCTATACTGGAGGATACTTTGAAAGAAACTTCACGGACTGTCCTGACATCTATTGA
- the OSBPL2 gene encoding oxysterol-binding protein-related protein 2 isoform X1, translated as MNSEEEFFDAVTGTDSDNSSGEFADTSQRITEMTLSNQNATTEDAMSLQENGVKKHRTSLPAPMFSRNNFSVWSILKKCIGLELSKITMPIVFNEPLSFLQRITEYMEHTYLLNKACSYTDPLLRMQTVAAFAVSAVASQWERTGKPFNPLLGETYELTREDLGFQFVSEQVSHHPPVSAFHAEGLNKDFIFHGSIYPKLKFWGKSVEAEPRGTITLELLKHKDVYTWTNPTCCVHNVIIGKLWIEQYGTMEIINHSTGDKCVLNFKPCGLFGKELHRVEGHIQDKNKKKLCMIYGKWTECLWSVDPTTYETHKKSEKKGGEQKKFKNEDSVNPETDEADDMPEIQETVQVIPGSKLLWRINSRPPNSTQMYNFTNFAVALNELDKDLESTLAPTDCRLRPDIRYMENGDLDQASKEKERLEEKQRASRRERAKSGEEWRTRWFTQGTNPHNKTSDWLYTGGYFERNFTDCPDIY; from the exons ATGAACAGTGAGGAGGAGTTTTTCGATGCCGTCACAG GCACAGACTCTGACAATTCCTCTGGAGAGTTTGCAGACACCAGCCAGCGGATCACCGAGATGACGCTCTCCAACCAGAACGCCACCACCGAGGACGCCATGAGTCTGCAGGAGAATGGGGTGAAGAAGCATCG GACCTCGCTGCCTGCCCCCATGTTCTCGAGAAACAATTTCAGCGTATGGAGCATATTGAAGAAGTGCATTGGACTG GAACTGTCGAAAATCACCATGCCTATCGTCTTCAATGAGCCCCTGAGCTTCCTGCAGAGAATCACTGAGTATATGGAGCACACCTACCTGCTGAACAAAGCCTGCTCCTACACTGATCCCCTGCTCAGGATGCAG ACGGTGGCCGCCTTTGCCGTCTCTGCTGTGGCGTCTCAGTGGGAGAGAACAGGGAAACCCTTCAACCCGCTCCTTGGAGAAACATATGAGTTAACAAG GGAAGACTTAGGGTTCCAGTTCGTCTCTGAACAAGTCAGCCATCACCCGCCTGTTAGTGCCTTTCATGCTGAGGGACTGAACAAAGACTTCATCTTCCATGGCTCCATCTACCCCAAGCTGAAGTTCTGGGGCAAGAGTGTAGAAGCCGAACCCCGAGGGACAATCACCTTAGAGTTACTCAA GCACAAAGACGTCTATACATGGACGAATCCTACCTGCTGTGTCCACAACGTCATCATTGGAAAACTGTGGATAGAGCAATATGGCACCATGGAGATCATAAACCACAG CACTGGTGATAAGTGTGTTCTAAACTTCAAGCCCTGTGGTCTGTTTGGAAAGGAACTGCACAGAGTAGAAGGTCATATCCAGGATAAGAA TAAGAAGAAGCTTTGTATGATCTATGGGAAATGGACGGAGTGTTTGTGGAGTGTAGACCCCACTACATATGAAACACATAAGAAGTCTGAGAAAAAGGGAGGTGAACAGAAGAAATTTAAG AACGAGGACTCTGTAAACCCTGAAACTGATGAAGCGGACGACATGCCTGAGATCCAGGAGACTGTGCAGGTTATTCCTGGCAGTAAACTACTTTGGAGGATCAACAGTCGACCCCCAAACTCTACTCAG ATGTACAACTTTACCAATTTTGCTGTGGCCCTCAATGAGTTAGACAAAGACTTGGAGTCTACATTGGCCCCCACTGACTGTCGTTTACGACCTGACATCAGGTATATGGAAAATGGAGATCTAG ATCAGGCCAGTAAAGAAAAGGAAAGATTAGAAGAGAAGCAGAGAGCGTCCCGGAGGGAGCGGGCAAAGAGCGGCGAGGAGTGGAGGACGAG GTGGTTTACACAGGGGACTAACCCGCACAACAAGACCTCTGACTGGCTCTATACTGGAGGATACTTTGAAAGAAACTTCACGGACTGTCCTGACATCTATTGA